The following coding sequences lie in one Bacillus sp. BGMRC 2118 genomic window:
- a CDS encoding YibE/F family protein has protein sequence MSNKSKLFFIFMIMSFIGSMVFVQHNQFLYERTIAEVIRINSVKESKVTDSNKNEDFVYVQSIVAEIKNGEEKGKEIHLINEYSHSKAFDNNFRIGNELFIKIIHNSKEKLTGNILDVKRDKYLMMVAWVFIFVLLIVGKRQGLLSIISLLVNAILLSYALDIYIQNSDQSLIWICCISVVLFTVISLLLVNGLNEKTYAAIIATLLGTFLSLLITYLVIVLTDEKGLRYEELQFITRPYRMLFMAGLFIGSLGAVMDVAITMSSSLFSLYEKNNHISVKSLIQSGMEIGRDIMGTMTNILFFAYVSGSIPILLLYFKNASPLGYTLSINLSLEMARALAGGIGIVLTIPIGLYTTILFIHRKRANQ, from the coding sequence ATGAGCAATAAGAGTAAACTATTTTTCATTTTCATGATCATGAGTTTTATAGGTTCAATGGTTTTTGTTCAACATAATCAATTCTTATATGAACGGACGATTGCTGAGGTCATTAGAATTAATAGTGTGAAAGAGTCGAAAGTGACTGATTCAAATAAAAATGAAGATTTTGTGTATGTACAGTCTATCGTCGCAGAAATTAAGAACGGAGAAGAAAAGGGGAAAGAGATCCATCTGATAAATGAATATTCTCATTCTAAAGCATTTGATAATAACTTTCGTATTGGTAATGAGTTGTTCATTAAGATTATCCATAATTCAAAAGAGAAGCTAACTGGGAACATTTTAGATGTAAAACGTGATAAGTACTTGATGATGGTTGCATGGGTATTTATTTTTGTTTTGCTTATTGTAGGAAAGAGGCAAGGGCTCTTATCTATTATAAGCTTACTTGTAAATGCAATACTTTTATCATATGCATTAGATATTTATATACAAAATTCTGATCAAAGTCTGATATGGATATGCTGTATTAGTGTAGTTTTATTTACGGTTATTTCATTATTATTAGTGAATGGATTAAATGAGAAGACGTATGCAGCCATTATCGCAACTTTGCTAGGAACATTTCTCTCATTATTGATTACATATCTTGTCATCGTACTCACAGATGAAAAAGGACTCCGCTATGAGGAGTTGCAATTTATTACGAGGCCATATCGCATGTTATTTATGGCAGGATTATTCATCGGTTCTTTGGGAGCTGTTATGGATGTTGCCATCACAATGTCCTCCTCTCTCTTTAGTTTATATGAAAAAAACAACCATATATCGGTGAAATCCCTTATTCAGTCAGGAATGGAAATTGGTAGGGATATAATGGGGACGATGACCAATATACTATTTTTTGCTTATGTTAGTGGTTCGATCCCAATTCTGTTGCTCTATTTTAAAAATGCTTCTCCATTAGGATATACCCTTTCCATAAATCTCTCACTAGAAATGGCAAGAGCTTTAGCAGGTGGGATCGGAATTGTGTTAACGATACCTATTGGGCTCTATACCACTATATTATTTATACATAGAAAGAGGG
- a CDS encoding erythromycin esterase family protein, producing MRPVYLLLIAFTLIGTSGCTQQEPLSKKQSTEAIESPTITPVEYLENHYSHLNIEDIENYSDLDLLKSDIQDYSVFLTGEYHAVQLNYPIQKKLLWYLNQEADVTYYLAELPYSIGLLYNEYLETGNEEILDYVQTESKKTANGVVEQYEFVKDIYQYNQNVTKEKQIRFLAIDSDISMNIGFTALSLLMKGKEASSDLHEILSKMDSHIQPGLFFREQATPEVRNYLEELIQSVETQRDAYETMLGTEFQKFEFIVYNMKQGTELIDANNRSNAEFNVIREGVFKKNFSYWIDQLPENSKFFGEWGREHIYLSELKTQNYTEQIPHLAQILNEEIDQTRGNVLSIGYAYNNSETLDNQSGESYKFKDDLSNITMLTEHAQSESVTLFKLDSHDSPFHKNTFFLQNRSLKEGTTHYFQYIILIQNSKAAGPYQ from the coding sequence ATGAGACCTGTATACTTACTTTTAATAGCTTTCACTTTAATTGGTACCTCTGGGTGTACCCAACAAGAACCATTGTCTAAAAAACAATCAACGGAAGCGATAGAATCACCCACTATTACACCAGTGGAGTATTTAGAAAACCACTATTCTCATCTTAATATTGAAGACATAGAGAATTATTCTGATTTAGATTTACTTAAATCTGATATACAAGATTATTCTGTTTTTCTAACTGGAGAATATCATGCCGTTCAGTTAAATTATCCGATTCAAAAAAAGTTATTATGGTATTTAAATCAAGAGGCGGATGTTACTTATTACTTAGCAGAACTTCCTTATTCAATAGGACTTCTTTACAATGAGTATTTGGAAACGGGTAATGAAGAAATCTTAGATTATGTCCAAACAGAAAGCAAGAAAACGGCAAATGGAGTAGTAGAGCAATATGAATTTGTAAAAGATATTTATCAATACAATCAAAATGTTACAAAGGAAAAGCAAATAAGATTTTTAGCAATAGATTCTGATATTAGTATGAATATTGGATTCACAGCTCTATCTCTTCTTATGAAGGGAAAGGAAGCATCAAGTGACCTCCACGAGATATTGTCAAAAATGGACTCTCATATCCAGCCAGGGTTGTTTTTCCGGGAGCAGGCAACACCTGAAGTTCGTAACTATCTTGAGGAATTGATTCAAAGTGTTGAAACTCAAAGGGATGCATATGAAACTATGCTAGGTACAGAGTTTCAAAAGTTTGAATTTATTGTCTATAACATGAAACAAGGAACCGAACTAATTGACGCAAATAACCGCTCTAATGCTGAATTTAATGTAATAAGAGAAGGAGTGTTCAAAAAGAATTTTTCTTATTGGATCGACCAGTTGCCTGAGAATTCGAAATTCTTTGGGGAATGGGGAAGAGAACACATTTATCTATCTGAATTAAAGACTCAGAATTACACAGAACAAATTCCACATCTTGCCCAGATCTTAAATGAAGAGATAGATCAAACGAGAGGCAACGTTTTGTCTATTGGATATGCTTATAATAATAGTGAGACTCTTGATAATCAAAGCGGAGAATCTTATAAATTCAAGGATGATTTATCAAATATAACGATGTTAACCGAGCATGCACAATCAGAGAGTGTAACTTTATTTAAATTAGATAGCCATGATTCACCTTTTCACAAAAACACGTTTTTCCTACAAAATCGATCACTCAAAGAAGGAACAACCCATTACTTTCAATATATAATACTCATTCAAAACTCTAAAGCAGCTGGGCCATATCAATAA